A genomic stretch from Clavelina lepadiformis chromosome 5, kaClaLepa1.1, whole genome shotgun sequence includes:
- the LOC143459443 gene encoding inner nuclear membrane protein Man1-like isoform X1: MYLSDRRRLDCGFNKLKIDLLHLTWDNMKENALTDADLRRELKMLGQNVGPITSSTRAIYLKKLAKLKEQSKERDKTMSANNDFQRNGNRSGNSSSNSHSMKQTTVTRHTFGFSSDESDNNDDLMKLKRTSSRGRGKQVKQKPTTGTTEKPAHPRVRGLSGRSGQVKRTPNTSPLHITNGYSDDSDEEKLSSSGSWIEVTSVDTSTGTSPHSASKSGTQKMLSRRSLRKQSTCGNVSTAFNFSPGAPGQSSAFNFSTPGSMDNSTAADAIFANSPQNTTSSRNFMLGHGEPANGGSEILRRRVLKRPFTQATISDEETMADEHILQNNAEIKTEQCRQPSKGNIFVRFFSYIRSTRQAENFQVPDSNNSFAPSEQPTSSSWSLHCSMLLPICTIIFFIVLGLLYVTMRSDDAMARRALEYTTEEREANKTMFVVNSIYEVLAKAAGDRVCNYTNAPSILSVDEVKLSVKHDEGYWQKALKMIHEHPEWKLLLYKNEDGMLVEKDDGLYNVQYMESEQPMLPTLCRFYRAVEKVIFRVGIILSGGLCVWLLILCRQYQTRKQEEEKQMMYTLVEKILDVLKNHYESSRNDDEIEPYLPIIHARDTIIPPQERSKKARAWEKAVQFLSASESRIRVETQRMAGEDFRVWRWIQVISPDRRHQAPGRVWQGEAFDTSRSINTVTVSPTPCLKIRNMFDPESEKDEDWHIQVQDSILEKCADNNEILSIVVEKSSKEGVVYVKCGSCAAAGCAFRALHGSWFDGRLVTVKFIKLQRYHTRYPDTVNCTTPMKPSSKKPVSTFSPPPPVPAAFTTSTPLRS, encoded by the exons ATGTATCTTTCAGATAGGCGTAGGCTagattgtggttttaataagttgaaaattgatttattGCACTTAACTTGGGACAACATGAAGGAAAACGCTTTGACAGATGCAGATCTGCGACGAGAGTTGAAGATGTTGGGTCAAAATGTCGGCCCCATAACTTCCAGCACAAGGgctatttatttaaaaaaacttgctAAATTGAAAGAG CAATCAAAAGAACGTGACAAAACCATGTCAGCCAACAACGACTTCCAAAGAAATGGAAATAGATCTGGAAATTCATCTTCAAACAGTCATTccatgaaacaaacaacagttACCCGACATACTTTTGGATTTAGTTCAGATGAAAGTGACAACAATGATG ATTTGATGAAGCTAAAGAGAACATCATCACGTGGTCGAGGTAAACAAGTGAAGCAAAAGCCTACCACTGGCACCACGGAGAAACCAGCTCATCCACGAGTTAGAGGTTTGTCAGGACGTTCAGGGCAAGTTAAAAGGACACCAAACACCTCACCTTTGCACATAACCAATGGATATTCCGATGACTCTGATGAAGAAAAGTTATCAAGCAGTGGCAGCTGGATAGAAGTGACTAGTGTTGACACCAGCACAGGTACATCACCACACTCAGCTTCCAAATCAGGGACACAAAAAATGCTATCACGAAGGTCGTTACGCAAACAATCTACTTGTGGAAATGTCTCAACagctttcaatttttcacCGGGCGCACCCGGTCAAAGCAGTGCGTTCAACTTTAGCACACCAGGATCTATGGATAATAGCACAGCTGCGGATgctatttttgcaaattccCCACAAAATACCACCAGTAGCAGGAATTTTATGCTTGGTCATGGAGAACCGGCTAATGGTGGCAGTGAAATACTTCGTCGGCGTGTTTTAAAACGACCTTTCACACAAGCAACAATAAGTGACGAGGAAACGATGGCAGACGAGCATATTCTACAAAACAATGCTGAGATAAAAACTGAACAGTGTCGTCAGCCTTCTAAGGGGAACATATTTGTCAGATTTTTTTCATATATCAGATCTACACGACAAgcagaaaattttcaagtccCAGATTCAAATAACTCATTCGCGCCATCAGAACAACCTACCTCCAGCTCGTGGTCTTTACATTGCTCGATGCTCCTGCCCATTTGTAcaataattttcttcattgtTCTGGGACTTCTTTATGTCACAATGCGATCTGATGATGCCATGGCCAGAAGAGCACTTGAATACACAACAGAAGAA CGCGAAGCGAACAAGACCATGTTTGTCGTTAACAGTATTTATGAGGTGTTAGCAAAAGCAGCAG GGGATAGAGTTTGCAATTACACCAATGCTCCCTCGATTCTTTCAGTGGATGAAGTAAAGTTGTCAGTAAAg CATGATGAAGGGTATTGGCAAAAAGCTCTAAAAATGATCCATGAACATCCAGAGTGGAAGCTTCTCCTCTATAAGAATGAAGATGGAATGCTAGTTGAGAAAGATGATGG GTTATATAATGTTCAATATATGGAATCGGAACAACCCATGCTACCAACACTCTGTCGATTCTATCGCGCTGTGGAAAAAGTTATATTTCGTGTTGGAATCATTCTATCAG GTGGGTTATGTGTTTGGTTGTTGATATTATGTCGACAGTATCAAACAAGAAAGCAGGAAGAAGAGAAGCAGATGATGTACACACTTGTGGAAAAGATTTTAG ACGTGTTGAAAAATCACTATGAATCCAGTAGAAACGATGACGAAATTGAACCATATTTACCGATCATTCACGCTCGTGATACGATCATACCACCAcaggaaag gAGCAAGAAGGCCCGCGCATGGGAAAAAGCTGTCCAGTTTCTATCAGCGAGCGAATCAAGGATACGCGTCGAGACACAAAGAATGGCTGGAGAAGATTTCAGAGTCTGGAGATGGATACAG GTAATAAGCCCCGATAGAAGGCATCAAGCCCCAGGAAGGGTATGGCAGGGGGAAGCATTCGATACAAGCCGTTCCATCAACACCGTCACTGTCAGCCCAACACCATGTCTGAAAATAAGGAACATGTTCGATCCTGAATC AGAAAAAGACGAGGATTGGCACATTCAGGTGCAGGACTCTATACTGGAGAAATGCGCAGACAACAACGAAATCCTCAGCATTGTGGTCGAAAAGTCGTCCAAGGAG GGCGTCGTTTACGTCAAATGTGGATCGTGTGCGGCAGCAGGTTGCGCTTTCCGCGCTTTACACGGCTCTTGGTTCGACGGTCGTTTGGTGACGGTCAAGTTCATTAAATTACAGCGATACCACACCAGGTATCCGGACACGGTCAACTGCACGACCCCTATGAAACCCAGCTCAAAAAAACCTGTCTCCACTTTCTCGCCCCCACCCCCAGTGCCCGCTGCGTTCACAACATCGACCCCTCTCCGGTCATAA
- the LOC143459443 gene encoding uncharacterized protein LOC143459443 isoform X2 yields the protein MYLSDRRRLDCGFNKLKIDLLHLTWDNMKENALTDADLRRELKMLGQNVGPITSSTRAIYLKKLAKLKEQSKERDKTMSANNDFQRNGNRSGNSSSNSHSMKQTTVTRHTFGFSSDESDNNDDLMKLKRTSSRGRGKQVKQKPTTGTTEKPAHPRVRGLSGRSGQVKRTPNTSPLHITNGYSDDSDEEKLSSSGSWIEVTSVDTSTGTSPHSASKSGTQKMLSRRSLRKQSTCGNVSTAFNFSPGAPGQSSAFNFSTPGSMDNSTAADAIFANSPQNTTSSRNFMLGHGEPANGGSEILRRRVLKRPFTQATISDEETMADEHILQNNAEIKTEQCRQPSKGNIFVRFFSYIRSTRQAENFQVPDSNNSFAPSEQPTSSSWSLHCSMLLPICTIIFFIVLGLLYVTMRSDDAMARRALEYTTEEREANKTMFVVNSIYEVLAKAAGDRVCNYTNAPSILSVDEVKLSVKHDEGYWQKALKMIHEHPEWKLLLYKNEDGMLVEKDDGLYNVQYMESEQPMLPTLCRFYRAVEKVIFRVGIILSGGLCVWLLILCRQYQTRKQEEEKQMMYTLVEKILDVLKNHYESSRNDDEIEPYLPIIHARDTIIPPQERSKKARAWEKAVQFLSASESRIRVETQRMAGEDFRVWRWIQVISPDRRHQAPGRVWQGEAFDTSRSINTVTVSPTPCLKIRNMFDPESEKDEDWHIQVQDSILEKCADNNEILSIVVEKSSKEVCHRSIPNL from the exons ATGTATCTTTCAGATAGGCGTAGGCTagattgtggttttaataagttgaaaattgatttattGCACTTAACTTGGGACAACATGAAGGAAAACGCTTTGACAGATGCAGATCTGCGACGAGAGTTGAAGATGTTGGGTCAAAATGTCGGCCCCATAACTTCCAGCACAAGGgctatttatttaaaaaaacttgctAAATTGAAAGAG CAATCAAAAGAACGTGACAAAACCATGTCAGCCAACAACGACTTCCAAAGAAATGGAAATAGATCTGGAAATTCATCTTCAAACAGTCATTccatgaaacaaacaacagttACCCGACATACTTTTGGATTTAGTTCAGATGAAAGTGACAACAATGATG ATTTGATGAAGCTAAAGAGAACATCATCACGTGGTCGAGGTAAACAAGTGAAGCAAAAGCCTACCACTGGCACCACGGAGAAACCAGCTCATCCACGAGTTAGAGGTTTGTCAGGACGTTCAGGGCAAGTTAAAAGGACACCAAACACCTCACCTTTGCACATAACCAATGGATATTCCGATGACTCTGATGAAGAAAAGTTATCAAGCAGTGGCAGCTGGATAGAAGTGACTAGTGTTGACACCAGCACAGGTACATCACCACACTCAGCTTCCAAATCAGGGACACAAAAAATGCTATCACGAAGGTCGTTACGCAAACAATCTACTTGTGGAAATGTCTCAACagctttcaatttttcacCGGGCGCACCCGGTCAAAGCAGTGCGTTCAACTTTAGCACACCAGGATCTATGGATAATAGCACAGCTGCGGATgctatttttgcaaattccCCACAAAATACCACCAGTAGCAGGAATTTTATGCTTGGTCATGGAGAACCGGCTAATGGTGGCAGTGAAATACTTCGTCGGCGTGTTTTAAAACGACCTTTCACACAAGCAACAATAAGTGACGAGGAAACGATGGCAGACGAGCATATTCTACAAAACAATGCTGAGATAAAAACTGAACAGTGTCGTCAGCCTTCTAAGGGGAACATATTTGTCAGATTTTTTTCATATATCAGATCTACACGACAAgcagaaaattttcaagtccCAGATTCAAATAACTCATTCGCGCCATCAGAACAACCTACCTCCAGCTCGTGGTCTTTACATTGCTCGATGCTCCTGCCCATTTGTAcaataattttcttcattgtTCTGGGACTTCTTTATGTCACAATGCGATCTGATGATGCCATGGCCAGAAGAGCACTTGAATACACAACAGAAGAA CGCGAAGCGAACAAGACCATGTTTGTCGTTAACAGTATTTATGAGGTGTTAGCAAAAGCAGCAG GGGATAGAGTTTGCAATTACACCAATGCTCCCTCGATTCTTTCAGTGGATGAAGTAAAGTTGTCAGTAAAg CATGATGAAGGGTATTGGCAAAAAGCTCTAAAAATGATCCATGAACATCCAGAGTGGAAGCTTCTCCTCTATAAGAATGAAGATGGAATGCTAGTTGAGAAAGATGATGG GTTATATAATGTTCAATATATGGAATCGGAACAACCCATGCTACCAACACTCTGTCGATTCTATCGCGCTGTGGAAAAAGTTATATTTCGTGTTGGAATCATTCTATCAG GTGGGTTATGTGTTTGGTTGTTGATATTATGTCGACAGTATCAAACAAGAAAGCAGGAAGAAGAGAAGCAGATGATGTACACACTTGTGGAAAAGATTTTAG ACGTGTTGAAAAATCACTATGAATCCAGTAGAAACGATGACGAAATTGAACCATATTTACCGATCATTCACGCTCGTGATACGATCATACCACCAcaggaaag gAGCAAGAAGGCCCGCGCATGGGAAAAAGCTGTCCAGTTTCTATCAGCGAGCGAATCAAGGATACGCGTCGAGACACAAAGAATGGCTGGAGAAGATTTCAGAGTCTGGAGATGGATACAG GTAATAAGCCCCGATAGAAGGCATCAAGCCCCAGGAAGGGTATGGCAGGGGGAAGCATTCGATACAAGCCGTTCCATCAACACCGTCACTGTCAGCCCAACACCATGTCTGAAAATAAGGAACATGTTCGATCCTGAATC AGAAAAAGACGAGGATTGGCACATTCAGGTGCAGGACTCTATACTGGAGAAATGCGCAGACAACAACGAAATCCTCAGCATTGTGGTCGAAAAGTCGTCCAAGGAGGTGTGTCACCGTTCAATACCTAATCTGTAA
- the LOC143461154 gene encoding caveolin-1-like, with protein MADNTSDKKPEDFATQQEQEGQGESKDAFRQGSVTPQERHQEPEDRFSSENEIERAAPPQEDEESVKVPIDEIGMESVDLASETVEQPPTTEQPKKKRFNFKKKNTKRFGLDYGNRDPENLQQAVKVNFADIIAEPSGAHSFNTIWGTSYKVYSVTKFWIYRIMTVLFGVPCALFWGIYFSCLAFLSIWWIMPCIRAIAIKMNFVSKLWSIAIRTFLDPVFESFGLILSRIRVMLTLRRD; from the exons ATGGCAGACAACACGAGTGACAAGAAACCAGAAGACTTTGCTACACAACAAGAACAGGAAGGGCAAGGCGAAAGTAAAGATGCCTTTAGGCAAGGTTCTGTTACCCCGCAGGAACGCCATCAGGAACCCGAGGACCGCTTTTCCTCCGAAAATGAAATAGAGCGCGCTGCTCCGCCACAAGAAGATGAAGAATCGGTGAAAGTTCCGATTGATGAGATCGGAATGGAATCCGTTGACCTTGCGTCAGAAACAGTCGAACAACCACCTACAACCGAGCAACCGAAAAAAAAGaggtttaattttaaaaagaaaaacacaaaacgttTCGGTCTTGACTACGGCAACCGAGACCCTGAAAATCTACAGCAGGCAGTTAAG GTCAATTTTGCTGATATCATTGCCGAACCGTCGGGAGCCCACAGCTTCAATACGATATGGGGAACGAGTTACAAAGTTTACTCGGTTACTAAGTTTTGGATATACAGGATCATGACCGTGCTTTTCGGGGTACCATGCGCCCTTTTCTGGGGCATTTACTTTTCCTGTCTCGCCTTTCTAAGCATCTGGTGGATCATGCCGTGTATTCGTGCTATTGCTATTAAG ATGAACTTTGTGAGTAAGCTCTGGTCGATTGCAATCCGAACTTTCTTGGATCCAGTCTTTGAATCTTTTGGTTTAATTCTCAGTCGCATTCGTGTCATGCTCACATTACGAAGAGACTGA
- the LOC143459663 gene encoding uncharacterized protein LOC143459663, which yields MTSPENQSFSDKCLVTELRCAYQSYDDEDDEMSETGEEGEMIHLLRRETERKKEAKSFWTGDNHDTFDVEKQNLVNSKTCRKHGDLSEREKRVLSPKAHPDSTALKLGSLDSAEYPNPFLGDGLEECSPFVTNSKSTSLWSISSNCSSSPSYTLRNNLAKSKRFANMSTAEDRDSVHSLRAEKTQVTEPVISDDELAALERSISNHSGQHEDQENSKSERKTRGLTFSVQAFKSRTERDPELINQDLRVNFGDVIAEPEGYYTPKFSWNLSQEIYAFVKGCFYSIATCLLGIPAAFLWGIWFSFLACFNVWFLVPIRRSHSISMSWFKSVWGILISSICDPFYQSLGMVFNNMNVRTEKHVV from the exons ATGACGTCACCTGAAAATCAATCCTTTTCAGACAAATGCTTGGTAACAGAATTGAGATGCGCATATCAAAGTTATGATGACGAAGACGACGAGATGTCAGAAACGGGAGAAGAAGGTGAAATGATTCATTTGCTACGAAGAGAAACAGAAAGGAAAAAAGAAGCAAAGTCGTTTTGGACAGGAGATAACCACGACACTTTCGACGTTGAAAAGCAGAACTTGGTGAATAGTAAAACTTGCAGAAAACATGGAGATCTTTCTGAAAGGGAAAAGAGAGTACTAAGCCCAAAAGCACATCCTGATTCCACTGCGCTAAAGTTAGGCAGCTTAGATTCGGCAGAATATCCGAACCCCTTTCTAGGAGACGGTTTGGAGGAGTGCAGTCCGTTTGTGACCAATTCCAAGTCGACATCGCTGTGGTCGATTTCCTCAAATTGCAGCAGTTCACCGTCGTATACACTTCGTAACAACCTTGCCAAGTCGAAACGCTTCGCCAATATGAGCACTGCAGAAGATCGGGATTCCGTGCACTCTCTGCGGGCAGAGAAGACACAAGTTACCGAGCCTGTAATATCTGATGATGAGTTAGCGGCGTTAGAGAGGTCAATATCAAACCATTCTGGACAACATGAAGACcaagaaaattcaaaaagcGAGAGGAAAACGCGCGGTCTTACGTTTTCAGTTCAAGCTTTTAAGTCCCGCACTGAAAGAGATCCAGAGCTTATCAATCAGGATTTGAGG GTTAACTTTGGCGATGTCATTGCTGAACCGGAAGGTTATTACACGCCTAAATTTTCCTGGAATCTCAGCCAGGAGATTTACGCCTTCGTTAAGGGCTGCTTTTACTCCATCGCTACATGCTTGTTGGGGATTCCTGCGGCATTTCTTTGGGGAATTTGGTTTTCTTTTCTTGCCTGTTTCAACGTTTGGTTCTTGGTGCCCATCCGTCGCAGCCACAGCATCAGTATGTCCTGGTTCAAATCAGTTTGGGGCATCCTCATCTCTTCAATCTGTGATCCCTTCTACCAAAGCTTGGGCATGGTTTTCAACAACATGAACGTACGAACGGAAAAACACGTCGTTTGA
- the LOC143460493 gene encoding centrosomal protein of 83 kDa-like isoform X1 produces the protein MEPSTSGGFLSPGGTQPRESVELQKLLIDERLRCETHRTNYQTLKEEHKKVQDEYIQVKEELAKFQMNDVESSEQTQELIQNLQAQLASKCRELEEVRSQTLHPGKLEIIKAEVTKELEEPLKAHMLAMDREVEKYRGEYNKLRYENTFLKAEYEHAKAEHQRNLEEQNLRHQALVAALKQERDDLLKNQHSTTDVDAQKITHLQRNKNQLEQRVKNLLDEMAELRKQKEHVAVEADSVQRSQAKDLARLQANIKAIESEKRSNEMQCERLQKELWDSNEQKSRLTQQIKDLNKECTSLRNSLDEETHRHKVELTNGKLETLKMKGELERDRDSLASKNHELEAELDILRASTTNHQRELEEAERESSRRILESREEEWTKNNSLQNEKLQLEERCRELEQRLASEKSSRTNEREQNEDKMRALEMDIMSLKNEISQLKVRLAHETQTRQQYERDRDECVTLRQKIHDRESELQAMTSHRQQALAEAERAREAIRDVRSDAEAARMQAQRAQSEAEKSIEAHKIASMEEKHRIQTRLDQVEHKLKRFNENHERANRQQRKMKQAMLDKIKHLKGKVQLLEAEKEKLEIEMKAGRHGVSLEEHHRLKRRMREVTRRHNEFRRVVGLGENLSSTMNTLHADMTSFNMMGLGDLTNLAAGGELEKQHQKELSLIRKRLDEVEMQQQEQNDVFDAIGSTRPEQKMDENLRSNVKMDTNQASDEDRENRRHDDENKSTGSGSHEYDDDFESRSTASSKS, from the exons ATGGAGCCCTCGACATCAGGAGGATTTCTATCTCCTGGTGGAACACAACCTCGAGAAAGCGTTGAACTGCAAAAGTTGTTGATTGATGAGAGATTGCGATGTGAAACCCATAGAACAAATTATCAAACATTGAAAGAAGAGCATAAAAA aGTTCAGGATGAATATATTCAGGTAAAAGAGGAGCtggcaaaatttcaaatgaatgATGTCGAATCTTCAGAACAAACACAGGAGCTCATACAAAACTTACAAGCACAACTTGCTTCAAAATGCCGTGAG CTGGAGGAAGTTCGATCCCAGACCCTGCATCCTGGAAAACTTGAAATCATAAAAGCAGAAGTTACAAAAGAACTGGAGGAACCACTGAAGGCTCACATGTTAGCCATGGATAGG GAAGTTGAAAAGTATCGAGGAGAATATAACAAACTTCGTTACGAAAACACCTTTTTGAAAGCAGAATATGAACATGCAAAAGCTGAACACCAGCGAAACTTAGAAGAACAAAATCTCAG ACACCAAGCACTTGTTGCTGCACTGAAGCAAGAAAGAGATGATTTATTAAAGAATCAACATTCAACAACTGATGTTGACGCACAAAAAATTACCCATttgcaaagaaacaaaaatcagCTTGAACAAAGG GTAAAAAATCTGTTGGATGAAATGGCTGAATTACGTAAACAGAAAGAGCACGTAGCTGTCGAAGCTGATTCTGTGCAGAGGTCCCAGGCAAAAGATCTTGCCCGCTTACAAGCCAATATAAAAGCCATTGag AGTGAAAAAAGATCGAACGAAATGCAGTGTGAGAGGTTACAGAAAGAGTTGTGGGACTCGAATGAACAGAAATCAAGACTCACACAACAAATTAAGGATCTGAACAAAGAATGTACTTCCCTGAG AAACTCTTTGGATGAGGAAACTCATCGCCACAAAGTGGAGCTAACTAACGGCAAATTAGAAACGCTTAAGATGAAAGGGGAGCTGGAAAGAGATCGAGATTCACTTGCAAGCAAAAACCATG AACTAGAAGCAGAACTAGATATTCTTCGTGCCTCAACTACCAACCACCAGAGGGAGCTTGAGGAAGCAGAGCGCGAGTCGTCTCGTAGGATTCTAGAGTCGAGAGAGGAGGAATGGACAAAAAACAACAGTTTGCAAAATGAAAA GTTGCAACTTGAAGAAAGATGCCGTGAATTAGAACAGCGCCTTGCGAGTGAAAAATCGTCGAGAACGAATGAACGTGAACAGAATGAAGACAAAATGAGGGCGTTAGAGATGGACATCATGTCGCTGAAAAATGAAATCTCACAACTCAA GGTAAGACTTGCACATGAGACACAAACCCGGCAACAATACGAACGAGATCGTGACGAATGTGTCACCTTGCGGCAAAAAATACACGACCGGGAAAGCGAACTGCAagctatgacgtcacatcgaCAACAGGCCCTCGCCGAAGCGGAACGGGCGAGAGAAGCGATCCGTGACGTACGTTCAGACGCTGAAGCTGCAAGAATGCAAGCTCAGCGAGCACAAAGCGAGGCCGAAAA GTCCATCGAAGCTCATAAAATTGCTTCCATGGAGGAAAAACATCGAATTCAGACCCGATTGGATCAGGTCGAACACAAGCTGAAGCGATTCAATGAAAATCACGAAAGAGCAAACAGACAACAGCGAAA AATGAAACAAGCAATGCTGGATAAAATCAAGCACCTCAAAGGCAAAGTGCAATTGCTTGaagctgaaaaagaaaaactggaaATAGAGATGAAAGCTGGCAG ACACGGTGTGTCTTTAGAAGAACATCATCGCCTCAAACGTCGCATGCGCGAGGTAACGCGACGTCATAACGAGTTTAGACGAGTGGTCGGTTTGGGCGAAAACCTGTCGTCAACTATGAACACCCTCCACGCCGACATGACGTCATTTAACATGATgg GTTTGGGCGACTTAACCAACCTCGCCGCTGGTGGCGAGCTTGAGAAGCAACATCAAAAGGAGCTCTCCCTTATTAGGAAGCGCCTCGATGAAGTCGAGATGCAGCAACAGGAGCAAAATGATGTATTTGACGCCATTGGATCGACGAGACCTGAACAGAAAATGGATGAGAACCTTCGAAGTAATGTAAAGATGGACACTAACCAAGCATCGGATGAGGATCGCGAAAATCGCCGCCATGACGATGAAAATAAGTCGACCGGTAGTGGGAGCCATGAGTACGACGACGATTTTGAATCGCGGTCAACCGCAAGCAGTAAATCTTGA
- the LOC143460493 gene encoding centrosomal protein of 83 kDa-like isoform X2 has protein sequence MNDVESSEQTQELIQNLQAQLASKCRELEEVRSQTLHPGKLEIIKAEVTKELEEPLKAHMLAMDREVEKYRGEYNKLRYENTFLKAEYEHAKAEHQRNLEEQNLRHQALVAALKQERDDLLKNQHSTTDVDAQKITHLQRNKNQLEQRVKNLLDEMAELRKQKEHVAVEADSVQRSQAKDLARLQANIKAIESEKRSNEMQCERLQKELWDSNEQKSRLTQQIKDLNKECTSLRNSLDEETHRHKVELTNGKLETLKMKGELERDRDSLASKNHELEAELDILRASTTNHQRELEEAERESSRRILESREEEWTKNNSLQNEKLQLEERCRELEQRLASEKSSRTNEREQNEDKMRALEMDIMSLKNEISQLKVRLAHETQTRQQYERDRDECVTLRQKIHDRESELQAMTSHRQQALAEAERAREAIRDVRSDAEAARMQAQRAQSEAEKSIEAHKIASMEEKHRIQTRLDQVEHKLKRFNENHERANRQQRKMKQAMLDKIKHLKGKVQLLEAEKEKLEIEMKAGRHGVSLEEHHRLKRRMREVTRRHNEFRRVVGLGENLSSTMNTLHADMTSFNMMGLGDLTNLAAGGELEKQHQKELSLIRKRLDEVEMQQQEQNDVFDAIGSTRPEQKMDENLRSNVKMDTNQASDEDRENRRHDDENKSTGSGSHEYDDDFESRSTASSKS, from the exons atgaatgATGTCGAATCTTCAGAACAAACACAGGAGCTCATACAAAACTTACAAGCACAACTTGCTTCAAAATGCCGTGAG CTGGAGGAAGTTCGATCCCAGACCCTGCATCCTGGAAAACTTGAAATCATAAAAGCAGAAGTTACAAAAGAACTGGAGGAACCACTGAAGGCTCACATGTTAGCCATGGATAGG GAAGTTGAAAAGTATCGAGGAGAATATAACAAACTTCGTTACGAAAACACCTTTTTGAAAGCAGAATATGAACATGCAAAAGCTGAACACCAGCGAAACTTAGAAGAACAAAATCTCAG ACACCAAGCACTTGTTGCTGCACTGAAGCAAGAAAGAGATGATTTATTAAAGAATCAACATTCAACAACTGATGTTGACGCACAAAAAATTACCCATttgcaaagaaacaaaaatcagCTTGAACAAAGG GTAAAAAATCTGTTGGATGAAATGGCTGAATTACGTAAACAGAAAGAGCACGTAGCTGTCGAAGCTGATTCTGTGCAGAGGTCCCAGGCAAAAGATCTTGCCCGCTTACAAGCCAATATAAAAGCCATTGag AGTGAAAAAAGATCGAACGAAATGCAGTGTGAGAGGTTACAGAAAGAGTTGTGGGACTCGAATGAACAGAAATCAAGACTCACACAACAAATTAAGGATCTGAACAAAGAATGTACTTCCCTGAG AAACTCTTTGGATGAGGAAACTCATCGCCACAAAGTGGAGCTAACTAACGGCAAATTAGAAACGCTTAAGATGAAAGGGGAGCTGGAAAGAGATCGAGATTCACTTGCAAGCAAAAACCATG AACTAGAAGCAGAACTAGATATTCTTCGTGCCTCAACTACCAACCACCAGAGGGAGCTTGAGGAAGCAGAGCGCGAGTCGTCTCGTAGGATTCTAGAGTCGAGAGAGGAGGAATGGACAAAAAACAACAGTTTGCAAAATGAAAA GTTGCAACTTGAAGAAAGATGCCGTGAATTAGAACAGCGCCTTGCGAGTGAAAAATCGTCGAGAACGAATGAACGTGAACAGAATGAAGACAAAATGAGGGCGTTAGAGATGGACATCATGTCGCTGAAAAATGAAATCTCACAACTCAA GGTAAGACTTGCACATGAGACACAAACCCGGCAACAATACGAACGAGATCGTGACGAATGTGTCACCTTGCGGCAAAAAATACACGACCGGGAAAGCGAACTGCAagctatgacgtcacatcgaCAACAGGCCCTCGCCGAAGCGGAACGGGCGAGAGAAGCGATCCGTGACGTACGTTCAGACGCTGAAGCTGCAAGAATGCAAGCTCAGCGAGCACAAAGCGAGGCCGAAAA GTCCATCGAAGCTCATAAAATTGCTTCCATGGAGGAAAAACATCGAATTCAGACCCGATTGGATCAGGTCGAACACAAGCTGAAGCGATTCAATGAAAATCACGAAAGAGCAAACAGACAACAGCGAAA AATGAAACAAGCAATGCTGGATAAAATCAAGCACCTCAAAGGCAAAGTGCAATTGCTTGaagctgaaaaagaaaaactggaaATAGAGATGAAAGCTGGCAG ACACGGTGTGTCTTTAGAAGAACATCATCGCCTCAAACGTCGCATGCGCGAGGTAACGCGACGTCATAACGAGTTTAGACGAGTGGTCGGTTTGGGCGAAAACCTGTCGTCAACTATGAACACCCTCCACGCCGACATGACGTCATTTAACATGATgg GTTTGGGCGACTTAACCAACCTCGCCGCTGGTGGCGAGCTTGAGAAGCAACATCAAAAGGAGCTCTCCCTTATTAGGAAGCGCCTCGATGAAGTCGAGATGCAGCAACAGGAGCAAAATGATGTATTTGACGCCATTGGATCGACGAGACCTGAACAGAAAATGGATGAGAACCTTCGAAGTAATGTAAAGATGGACACTAACCAAGCATCGGATGAGGATCGCGAAAATCGCCGCCATGACGATGAAAATAAGTCGACCGGTAGTGGGAGCCATGAGTACGACGACGATTTTGAATCGCGGTCAACCGCAAGCAGTAAATCTTGA